In Nerophis ophidion isolate RoL-2023_Sa linkage group LG12, RoL_Noph_v1.0, whole genome shotgun sequence, a single window of DNA contains:
- the kras gene encoding GTPase KRas isoform X1, whose translation MTEYKLVVVGAGGVGKSALTIQLIQNHFVDEYDPTIEDSYRKQVVIDGETCLLDILDTAGQEEYSAMRDQYMRTGEGFLCVFAINNTKSFEDIHNYREQIKRVKDSEDVPMVLVGNKCDLPSRTVDTKQAQDLARSYGIPFIETSAKTRQRVEDAFYTLVRVIRQYRLNKLCKEEKTPRCVKLKKCVVM comes from the exons ATGACAGAATATAAGCTGGTTGTGGTGGGAGCTGGTGGCGTTGGCAAGAGCGCACTTACAATTCAACTTATCCAGAACCACTTTGTGGACGAATATGACCCCACCATTgag GACTCGTACAGAAAACAAGTGGTGATAGATGGAGAGACATGTCTGCTGGACATCCTGGACACTGCAGGTCAGGAGGAGTACAGCGCTATGAGAGATCAGTATATGAGAACAGGGGAGGGATTCCTCTGTGTTTTTGCCATCAACAACACCAAGTCCTTTGAGGACATTCACAACTACAG AGAACAGATAAAGCGGGTGAAAGACTCTGAGGATGTCCCCATGGTGCTGGTGGGTAACAAGTGTGACCTCCCGTCCCGAACAGTGGACACCAAACAGGCTCAGGACTTAGCACGTAGCTATGGCATTCCCTTCATTGAGACATCAGCCAAAACCAGACAG AGAGTGGAAGATGCCTTTTACACCCTGGTACGGGTGATCAGGCAGTACCGCCTCAATAAGCTCTGCAAGGAGGAAAAGACGCCACGCTGTGTCAAGCTTAAAAAGTGTGTTGTGATGTGA